A window of Ignavibacteriota bacterium contains these coding sequences:
- the sufC gene encoding Fe-S cluster assembly ATPase SufC: MLLEIRNLHASVEGKNILKGINLSVNAGEVHAIMGPNGSGKSTLANVLAGRENYEVTEGEILFRGQNLLDMAPEDRARAGVFLAFQYPVEIPGVSNTYFLKAALNAVRKARGLEEYDAVDFLKLIREKMKLVEMDQSLLNRPVNEGFSGGEKKRNEILQMAVLDPLLSILDETDSGLDIDALRIVSEGVNKLRSSENASIVVTHYQRLLNYIVPDYVHVLFDGRIVQSGDKTLAYKLEELGYDWVREPADAAQGA, from the coding sequence ATGCTTCTCGAAATCAGAAATCTCCACGCCTCGGTTGAGGGCAAGAACATTCTCAAGGGCATCAATCTCTCCGTGAACGCGGGCGAGGTACACGCCATCATGGGACCGAACGGATCCGGCAAAAGCACACTGGCGAATGTTCTCGCGGGCCGCGAAAACTACGAGGTGACGGAGGGCGAGATTCTCTTCCGCGGCCAGAATCTGCTGGACATGGCTCCCGAGGACCGCGCGCGCGCGGGCGTGTTTCTCGCCTTTCAGTATCCGGTCGAAATTCCCGGCGTCAGCAACACGTATTTCCTGAAGGCCGCGCTGAACGCGGTGCGCAAGGCGCGCGGACTCGAGGAATACGACGCGGTGGATTTCCTGAAGCTGATCCGCGAGAAGATGAAGCTTGTGGAAATGGATCAGTCGCTGCTGAACCGTCCGGTGAACGAGGGCTTTTCGGGCGGCGAGAAGAAGCGCAACGAGATCCTGCAGATGGCGGTGCTCGATCCCCTGCTGAGCATACTCGACGAAACCGATTCGGGCCTCGACATCGACGCGCTGCGCATCGTGTCGGAAGGTGTGAACAAGCTGCGTTCGAGCGAAAACGCCTCGATCGTGGTCACCCATTACCAGCGCCTGCTCAACTACATCGTGCCCGATTACGTGCACGTGCTGTTCGACGGGCGCATCGTGCAGTCCGGCGACAAGACCCTCGCGTACAAGCTCGAGGAACTCGGCTACGACTGGGTGCGTGAGCCCGCCGACGCCGCGCAGGGCGCGTGA
- a CDS encoding SUF system NifU family Fe-S cluster assembly protein gives MNDDVRDLYQEVILDHNKNPRNFGTMDDAEVRREGYNPLCGDHYTFFLKTDHGTVTDLRFEGTGCAISKASASMMSAEVKGKSKAEVERLFQLFHDIVTGKIDALDHLDELGKLAAFGGVSEFPARVKCATLAWHTLREALADAAARNDAATSTETQG, from the coding sequence ATGAACGACGACGTGCGCGACCTCTATCAGGAGGTCATTCTCGATCACAACAAGAATCCGCGCAACTTCGGCACGATGGACGATGCGGAGGTGCGCCGTGAAGGATACAATCCCCTCTGCGGCGACCACTACACGTTTTTTCTGAAGACCGATCACGGCACCGTCACCGACCTCCGTTTCGAGGGCACCGGCTGCGCGATATCGAAGGCCTCGGCCTCGATGATGAGCGCCGAGGTGAAGGGCAAGTCCAAGGCCGAGGTCGAGCGGCTCTTCCAGCTCTTCCACGACATCGTCACGGGAAAGATCGACGCGCTTGATCACCTCGACGAACTCGGCAAACTCGCGGCCTTCGGCGGCGTATCGGAATTCCCGGCGCGTGTCAAATGCGCGACTCTCGCGTGGCACACGCTGCGTGAAGCGCTGGCCGACGCGGCTGCGCGGAATGACGCCGCGACTTCGACGGAGACTCAGGGATGA
- a CDS encoding SUF system Fe-S cluster assembly protein, translating into MNDTTQSSLDELDDRVVDAIKTCFDPEIPVNIYDLGLIYQIRVKAHGQVAIRMTLTSPSCPAAQSLPNDVREKVMLVPGVTDATVDVVWDPPWTPARMSESARLELGFF; encoded by the coding sequence ATGAACGACACAACGCAATCATCGCTCGACGAACTCGACGACCGTGTCGTCGATGCGATCAAGACCTGCTTCGATCCGGAGATCCCGGTGAACATCTACGACCTGGGTCTGATCTATCAGATCCGCGTCAAGGCCCACGGCCAGGTTGCGATCCGCATGACACTCACATCGCCCAGTTGCCCCGCGGCGCAGTCGCTCCCGAACGATGTGCGCGAGAAAGTAATGCTCGTTCCGGGTGTGACCGACGCCACGGTCGACGTGGTCTGGGATCCGCCCTGGACACCCGCGCGCATGTCGGAATCCGCGCGCCTCGAACTCGGATTTTTTTAA
- the sufD gene encoding Fe-S cluster assembly protein SufD, which produces MTAGTLEHYIASFRDIEETRNGGSDPAQRAARREAMDRAAALGFPTQRHEEWRYTNLSAVLDTAFAPAAARETPDLEARAAAALATFTFIGESDPLLVFIDGRHAPALSRAVRAESARAESAAGIPARSGGAGARGVFAELNEAFVCDAAVLRARAGAAFETPVTTVFFSSADDTPRMSAPRVSIIAERGSAIDVIEVYASLGDGPAFTNAVTDIEAAEDASVRHTRLQIENSAARHIGGTFVVQRNGSSVATRVVTLGGALTRNDVSTVLDGEHCEAVLEGLTVARGTMHVDNHTRLDHARPSSHSLERYKHVLDDTARAVFSGRILVREHAQKTDAKQSNNTLLLSPGAVVDAKPQLEIFADDVKCTHGATVGRLDGDALFYLRSRGIGEEHARAILTLAFADELLAGIPGEPLRGWLHEAIHERLRPQA; this is translated from the coding sequence ATGACAGCAGGCACTCTGGAACATTACATCGCGTCTTTCCGCGACATCGAGGAGACGCGCAACGGCGGATCCGATCCCGCGCAGCGCGCCGCGCGGCGTGAGGCGATGGACCGCGCGGCGGCGCTCGGCTTCCCGACGCAGCGGCACGAGGAATGGCGTTACACCAACCTGTCGGCCGTACTCGACACCGCCTTTGCTCCCGCGGCCGCGCGTGAAACGCCGGATCTTGAGGCGCGCGCCGCGGCGGCGCTCGCGACATTCACCTTTATCGGAGAATCGGATCCGTTGCTCGTTTTTATTGACGGTCGCCACGCTCCCGCGCTCTCGCGCGCCGTGCGCGCGGAGAGCGCGCGGGCGGAGTCGGCGGCGGGGATACCCGCGAGGTCCGGCGGCGCCGGCGCGCGCGGCGTGTTCGCCGAACTCAACGAGGCCTTTGTGTGCGACGCGGCCGTGCTGCGCGCGCGCGCCGGCGCCGCGTTCGAGACGCCCGTCACGACCGTGTTTTTCTCGTCGGCCGACGACACCCCGCGCATGAGCGCGCCGCGTGTCTCCATCATTGCCGAGCGCGGCAGCGCCATCGACGTGATCGAGGTGTACGCGTCACTCGGCGACGGTCCCGCCTTCACCAACGCGGTCACCGACATCGAGGCCGCCGAGGACGCCTCCGTGCGCCACACGCGCCTGCAGATCGAGAACAGCGCCGCGCGCCACATCGGCGGCACCTTCGTCGTGCAGCGCAACGGCAGCTCCGTCGCCACACGTGTCGTCACGCTCGGCGGCGCGCTGACGCGCAACGACGTCTCGACCGTGCTCGACGGCGAACACTGCGAGGCCGTGCTCGAGGGACTCACGGTCGCGCGCGGCACGATGCATGTGGACAATCACACGCGGCTCGACCATGCGCGCCCGTCGTCGCACAGTCTCGAGCGCTACAAACACGTGCTCGACGACACCGCGCGCGCCGTGTTCAGCGGACGCATCCTCGTGCGCGAACACGCCCAGAAAACCGACGCAAAACAATCCAACAACACGCTCCTTCTCAGCCCGGGCGCCGTTGTCGACGCGAAACCCCAGCTCGAAATCTTCGCCGACGACGTCAAATGCACACACGGCGCCACCGTCGGACGCCTCGACGGCGACGCGCTCTTTTATCTGCGCTCCCGCGGCATCGGCGAGGAGCATGCGCGCGCCATCCTCACACTCGCCTTTGCCGATGAGCTTCTCGCGGGAATCCCCGGCGAACCGCTGCGCGGCTGGCTGCACGAGGCCATTCACGAACGCCTGCGTCCCCAGGCCTGA
- a CDS encoding amino acid permease, with product MPARSSEPSAHEFRRELGLTASTMLVIGSMVGSGIFIVSADIARTVGSPGLLLLVWIITGVVTLIAALSYGELAGMMPRAGGQYVYLREAYNPFVGFLYGWTLFMVIQSGTIAAVAVAFAKFTAVFFPGLGEKVVVLTLWGRGITAAQLVAVASVLVLTWINMRGVHEGKLVQVVFTVAKVAALFVLIVLGLTVAVNADALAANLSGFWDGVQVTVGADGLTHVPLSGAAVIAAMGVAMVGSLFSSDAWNNITFTAGEVINPKRTIPLSLAMGTAVVTLLYLLANVAYLALLPLAGSPDAADAAGRGIQFALSDRVGTAAASIIFGAPAEYLMAALIMVSTFGCNNGLILAGARVSYAMARDGLFFRGASRLNDRGVPSAALLVQAVWTSLLCLSGSYGELLDYVVFAVLLFYMLTIGGIFILRRTRPDAERPYRAFGYPVLPILYIVIAGAISIDLLVYKPDYTWPGLLIVLLGVPVYFLWTRFNRPAPENH from the coding sequence ATGCCCGCACGATCATCCGAACCATCCGCGCATGAATTTCGGCGCGAACTCGGCCTGACCGCCTCGACGATGCTTGTTATCGGGTCGATGGTGGGATCGGGCATCTTTATTGTCAGCGCGGATATTGCCCGCACAGTCGGCAGTCCGGGGTTGCTGCTGCTTGTCTGGATCATCACCGGCGTGGTCACGCTTATTGCCGCGCTGAGCTATGGCGAGCTGGCGGGCATGATGCCGCGCGCGGGCGGACAGTACGTGTACCTGCGCGAGGCCTACAATCCGTTTGTGGGTTTCCTGTACGGGTGGACGCTGTTTATGGTGATCCAATCCGGCACCATCGCCGCGGTGGCTGTGGCCTTTGCGAAGTTCACGGCGGTCTTTTTCCCGGGTCTCGGCGAGAAGGTTGTTGTCCTCACTCTTTGGGGCCGCGGCATTACGGCGGCGCAGCTTGTCGCCGTGGCGAGTGTGCTCGTTCTCACATGGATCAACATGCGCGGTGTACACGAGGGCAAGCTTGTGCAGGTGGTCTTTACCGTTGCGAAAGTTGCGGCGCTTTTTGTGCTCATCGTGCTCGGTTTGACCGTGGCCGTGAATGCCGACGCCCTGGCCGCAAACCTCTCCGGATTCTGGGACGGCGTGCAGGTGACGGTGGGCGCGGACGGCCTGACCCACGTGCCTCTCAGCGGTGCCGCGGTCATTGCCGCGATGGGTGTGGCGATGGTGGGATCGTTGTTTTCGTCGGATGCGTGGAACAACATCACCTTCACCGCGGGCGAGGTCATCAATCCCAAACGCACGATCCCCCTGAGTTTGGCTATGGGCACGGCCGTTGTGACGCTGCTGTATCTGCTCGCCAACGTCGCCTATCTCGCCCTGCTCCCGCTTGCGGGCAGTCCCGACGCCGCGGATGCGGCGGGGCGCGGCATACAGTTTGCGCTGTCGGACCGTGTAGGCACCGCCGCCGCAAGCATCATCTTCGGCGCGCCCGCCGAATATCTCATGGCCGCACTCATCATGGTCTCGACGTTCGGCTGCAATAACGGACTCATACTCGCCGGAGCGCGCGTGTCGTACGCCATGGCGCGCGACGGACTCTTTTTCCGCGGCGCGAGCCGGCTCAACGACAGGGGTGTCCCCTCGGCAGCGCTGTTGGTGCAGGCGGTGTGGACCAGTCTGCTCTGCCTCTCCGGCTCGTACGGTGAACTGCTCGATTACGTCGTTTTTGCCGTGCTGCTGTTCTACATGCTCACCATCGGGGGCATCTTCATCCTTCGGCGCACGCGGCCTGATGCCGAGCGTCCCTATCGCGCCTTCGGCTATCCCGTGCTCCCCATCCTGTATATCGTCATCGCCGGCGCCATTTCCATCGATCTGCTCGTGTATAAGCCCGATTATACCTGGCCCGGACTGCTGATCGTCCTCCTCGGCGTCCCCGTCTATTTTCTCTGGACCCGTTTCAACCGGCCCGCCCCCGAAAACCACTGA
- a CDS encoding BrxA/BrxB family bacilliredoxin, giving the protein MFDNPIRTPRGPLYDSASVQPMRDELTYVGFEELLTPADVDAAVRDTQGTLLVMLNSVCGCAAGSARPGITASLQNSIIPDRFVTVFAGMERDAVDAMRAHFTGYAPSSPNIALLKDGKVLFMMQRYDIEGRTAEEIDAYLRAMYARHCTRTGPSISKEKYDELEHARICGSSIPRMN; this is encoded by the coding sequence ATGTTCGACAATCCCATCCGCACGCCCCGCGGGCCGCTCTACGACTCGGCCTCCGTACAGCCGATGCGCGACGAACTCACCTACGTCGGCTTCGAGGAGCTGTTGACGCCGGCCGACGTCGACGCGGCCGTGCGCGACACACAGGGCACGCTGCTCGTCATGCTCAATTCCGTCTGCGGCTGCGCCGCGGGAAGCGCGCGTCCGGGCATCACGGCGTCGCTGCAGAACAGCATCATTCCCGACCGCTTCGTCACCGTGTTTGCAGGCATGGAACGCGACGCCGTGGACGCGATGCGCGCGCATTTCACGGGCTACGCGCCCTCGTCGCCCAACATCGCGCTGCTGAAGGACGGCAAGGTCCTGTTCATGATGCAGCGCTACGATATCGAGGGCCGCACGGCCGAGGAGATCGACGCCTACCTGCGCGCCATGTACGCGCGCCATTGTACACGCACGGGTCCCTCCATCTCGAAGGAAAAGTACGACGAACTCGAACACGCGCGCATCTGTGGTTCGAGCATTCCCCGCATGAATTGA
- a CDS encoding cysteine desulfurase, producing MTPSRFSSDLLAESPVLAFDPHAARRDFPILGELVHGRPLVYLDNAASTQKPRSVIDAISDYYEHRNSNVHRGVHHLSQVATAHYEAARERVRSFLNARSAHEIVFTRGTTESINLVAHSFGRTMVGEGDEIILSTMEHHSNIVPWQMLCEEKGARLRVIPITDEGTLRVEEYEKLFTPRTKLVTIVHVSNALGTVNPVREMIRVAHDRGVPVLVDGAQSVQHFPIDVQDLDCDFFVFSGHKIYGPTGIGVLYGKEEWLDRLPPYQGGGDMILSVSFEKTVYNHLPYKFEAGTPDIAGAIGLGAAIDYLRAFDLEALVTYERDLLAYATARLSSVPGLRIIGTAPEKASVISFMLCAIHPHDIGTILDQHGIAVRAGHHCAQPTMQRLGIPATARASFSFYNTKDDVEALMRAIDRVLEVFA from the coding sequence ATGACCCCCTCCCGCTTTTCCTCCGACCTGCTCGCCGAGAGCCCCGTGCTCGCCTTCGATCCCCACGCGGCGCGCCGCGACTTTCCCATACTCGGCGAACTGGTGCACGGCCGTCCCCTCGTCTATCTCGACAACGCGGCATCGACGCAGAAGCCGCGCTCGGTGATCGACGCGATCAGCGACTACTACGAGCACCGCAATTCGAACGTGCACCGCGGCGTGCATCACCTGAGCCAGGTCGCCACCGCGCACTACGAGGCCGCGCGCGAGCGCGTCCGCTCCTTCCTCAACGCCCGCAGCGCGCACGAAATCGTCTTCACGCGCGGGACCACCGAGAGCATCAACCTCGTCGCGCACAGCTTCGGCCGGACCATGGTGGGCGAGGGCGACGAGATCATCCTCTCGACGATGGAGCATCACTCGAACATCGTGCCGTGGCAGATGCTCTGCGAGGAAAAAGGCGCCCGGCTCCGCGTGATTCCCATTACGGACGAGGGCACGCTGCGTGTCGAGGAATACGAGAAGCTCTTTACACCGCGCACAAAACTCGTCACCATCGTGCACGTCTCCAACGCGCTCGGCACCGTCAATCCGGTGCGCGAGATGATACGCGTCGCGCACGACCGCGGCGTGCCCGTGCTCGTGGACGGCGCGCAGTCGGTGCAGCATTTCCCCATCGACGTGCAGGACCTCGACTGCGACTTCTTCGTGTTCAGCGGGCACAAGATCTACGGACCCACGGGCATCGGTGTCCTGTACGGAAAGGAGGAGTGGCTCGACCGTCTTCCACCCTATCAGGGCGGCGGCGACATGATCCTCTCGGTCTCCTTCGAGAAGACGGTCTACAACCATCTGCCCTACAAATTCGAGGCGGGCACGCCCGACATCGCGGGCGCCATCGGGCTCGGCGCCGCCATCGACTACCTGCGCGCCTTCGATCTCGAAGCGCTCGTCACGTACGAACGCGACCTGCTCGCCTACGCCACCGCGCGCCTGTCGTCGGTGCCCGGACTCCGCATCATCGGGACGGCCCCCGAAAAAGCGAGCGTGATCTCGTTCATGCTCTGCGCGATTCACCCGCACGACATCGGCACGATTCTCGACCAGCACGGCATCGCGGTACGTGCGGGCCACCACTGCGCGCAGCCCACGATGCAGCGTCTCGGCATTCCCGCCACCGCGCGCGCATCCTTTTCCTTCTACAACACCAAGGACGATGTCGAGGCGCTCATGCGCGCCATCGACCGTGTTCTCGAGGTATTTGCATGA
- the sufB gene encoding Fe-S cluster assembly protein SufB, translating to MSTDEQTLEELTGSEYKYGFVTDIDSDVIPKGLNEDVVRLISRKKQEPEWLLEWRLKAFCRWQEMVEPTWPNVTYPPIDYQDISYYSAPKEKDRPKSLDEVDSEILKTYEKLGIPLREQEMLAGVAVDAVFDSVSVGTTFKEKLGELGIVFCSFSEAVREHPELIRRFLGSVVPASDNYFAALNSAVFSDGSFVYIPKGVRCPMELSTYFRINSAETGQFERTLIVADEGAYVSYLEGCTAPIRDENQLHAAVVELVALDDAEIKYSTVQNWYPGDKDGKGGIYNFVTKRGKCAGINSKISWTQVETGSSITWKYPSCILQGDNSVGEFYSVAVTNNRQQADTGSKMIHIGKNTRSTIVSKGISAGRSQNTYRGQVKIMKSAEGARNFSQCDSMLMGDACGAHTFPYIEVMNHTAQMEHEATTSKIGEDQIFYCNQRGISTEDAVNMIVNGFCKEVFRELPMEFAVEAQKLLGISLEGSVG from the coding sequence ATGAGCACCGACGAACAGACTTTGGAAGAACTAACCGGATCCGAATACAAGTACGGATTCGTGACGGACATCGATTCGGATGTCATCCCGAAAGGGCTCAACGAGGATGTCGTCCGTCTGATATCCCGGAAGAAACAGGAACCGGAATGGCTGCTCGAATGGCGTCTGAAGGCCTTCTGCCGTTGGCAGGAGATGGTGGAGCCGACCTGGCCCAACGTCACCTATCCTCCGATCGACTATCAGGACATCAGCTACTACTCGGCGCCGAAGGAGAAGGATCGCCCGAAAAGTCTCGACGAAGTCGACTCCGAAATCCTGAAGACCTACGAGAAACTGGGCATCCCTTTGCGCGAGCAGGAAATGCTTGCGGGTGTGGCGGTGGACGCGGTGTTCGACAGCGTGTCCGTGGGCACAACGTTCAAGGAAAAGCTCGGCGAGCTGGGCATCGTGTTCTGTTCGTTTTCGGAAGCCGTGCGTGAACATCCCGAATTGATACGCCGTTTTCTCGGCTCCGTCGTGCCCGCGTCGGACAATTACTTCGCGGCCCTGAACTCGGCGGTGTTCAGCGACGGTTCCTTTGTGTACATCCCGAAGGGTGTGCGCTGTCCGATGGAACTCTCCACATACTTCCGCATCAACAGCGCCGAGACCGGCCAGTTCGAGCGCACGCTCATCGTGGCCGACGAAGGCGCGTATGTGAGTTATCTCGAGGGCTGCACCGCGCCGATCCGCGACGAGAACCAGTTGCACGCGGCGGTGGTGGAACTCGTGGCACTCGACGACGCCGAGATCAAATACTCGACCGTGCAGAACTGGTATCCCGGCGACAAGGACGGCAAGGGCGGCATCTACAACTTCGTGACCAAACGCGGCAAGTGCGCGGGCATCAACTCGAAGATCTCGTGGACGCAGGTCGAAACCGGCTCGTCGATCACGTGGAAATATCCGAGCTGCATCCTGCAGGGCGATAATTCCGTGGGCGAATTCTATTCGGTGGCCGTGACAAACAACCGTCAGCAGGCCGATACCGGATCGAAGATGATACACATCGGAAAAAACACACGCTCGACCATCGTCTCGAAAGGCATCTCGGCCGGACGGAGCCAGAACACGTACCGCGGACAGGTGAAGATCATGAAAAGCGCCGAGGGCGCGCGCAACTTCTCGCAGTGCGACTCGATGCTCATGGGCGACGCCTGCGGCGCGCACACCTTCCCCTATATCGAAGTGATGAACCACACCGCGCAGATGGAGCACGAGGCCACAACCTCAAAAATCGGCGAGGATCAGATCTTTTACTGCAACCAGCGCGGCATCTCGACCGAAGACGCCGTGAACATGATCGTCAACGGCTTCTGCAAGGAAGTGTTCCGTGAACTGCCCATGGAATTTGCCGTCGAAGCGCAGAAGCTGCTCGGCATCAGTCTGGAAGGCAGCGTCGGATAG